The following proteins are co-located in the Streptomyces sp. DT2A-34 genome:
- a CDS encoding low molecular weight phosphatase family protein produces the protein MSASSPPVLPDERLAAGAARLATRHAGRFAVETVQGLLADSYRRLAATARVHTHLVVLAERFTAERLDALAHVQGAPGSGLPRVLFVCSHNAGRSQLAAALLEHRAAGRVTVSSAGTHPAGGVEPHIVQVLDEAGADPAGFPKPLTDEVVQAADIVITMGCGDACPVVPGRRYLDWPVPDPDGAPLALVRQIRDDIDARITDLLATLPA, from the coding sequence ATGTCCGCCTCTTCGCCTCCTGTCCTGCCCGATGAGCGCCTGGCCGCAGGCGCGGCCCGGCTGGCCACCCGGCACGCCGGCCGCTTCGCGGTCGAGACCGTGCAGGGCCTGCTCGCCGACTCCTACCGCCGTCTTGCCGCGACGGCGCGCGTGCACACCCACCTGGTGGTGCTGGCTGAGCGCTTCACCGCCGAACGCCTCGACGCCCTCGCTCATGTCCAGGGCGCGCCGGGTTCCGGGCTACCGCGGGTGCTGTTCGTGTGCAGCCACAACGCCGGACGCTCCCAGCTCGCGGCCGCGCTGCTGGAGCACCGGGCGGCCGGTCGGGTCACTGTCTCCTCCGCGGGCACCCACCCGGCCGGCGGCGTCGAGCCGCACATCGTGCAGGTCCTGGACGAGGCGGGCGCCGATCCGGCAGGCTTCCCCAAGCCGCTGACCGACGAGGTCGTCCAGGCCGCCGACATCGTGATCACCATGGGCTGCGGGGACGCCTGCCCGGTGGTGCCCGGCCGCCGCTACCTCGACTGGCCTGTCCCCGACCCCGACGGCGCCCCGCTCGCCCTCGTTCGCCAGATCCGCGACGACATCGACGCTCGCATCACCGATCTGCTGGCAACCCTGCCCGCCTGA
- a CDS encoding arsenate reductase ArsC has translation MPAAPLASVLFVCVHNAGRSQMAAGFLNHLAGDRIEVRSAGSIPGDQVNPAAVEAMAEVGVDIADAKPKILTTEAVQASDYVITMGCGDACPIFPGKKYLDWALEDPAGKGVEAVRPIRDEIKTRIEALIAEIDAKQEA, from the coding sequence ATGCCTGCCGCCCCGCTCGCCTCCGTGCTGTTCGTCTGCGTCCACAACGCCGGCCGTTCACAGATGGCCGCCGGATTCCTCAACCACCTCGCGGGCGACCGGATCGAGGTCCGCTCCGCCGGATCCATCCCCGGTGACCAGGTCAACCCCGCCGCCGTCGAGGCGATGGCCGAGGTTGGCGTCGACATCGCCGACGCCAAGCCGAAGATCCTGACCACCGAGGCCGTCCAGGCGTCCGACTACGTCATCACCATGGGCTGCGGCGACGCCTGCCCGATCTTCCCCGGCAAGAAGTACCTCGACTGGGCCCTGGAGGACCCGGCGGGCAAGGGCGTCGAGGCCGTCCGCCCCATCCGCGACGAGATCAAGACCCGCATCGAGGCCCTGATCGCCGAGATCGACGCCAAGCAGGAGGCGTGA
- the trxB gene encoding thioredoxin-disulfide reductase, whose protein sequence is MTTATRPDDVREVIVIGSGPAGYTAALYAARAQLKPLLFGSSIFVGGSLTTTTEVENFPGFPEGIDGPVLMENMRAQAEKFGAEMIDDDIVSVDLTGDIKLLTDSAGTVHRAKTVIVATGSGYRKLGLPKEDELSGRGVSWCATCDGFFFRDRDIVVVGGGDTAMEEATFLTRFARSVTVVHRRPTLRASKVMQNRAFADDKISFAFDSEIAEIAEIKETNGMLAGVVLRDVSTGTTRDLDVTGLFIAIGHDPRTELFTGQLDLDAEGYITVAAPSTQTNLPGVFAAGDAVDHTYRQAITAAGTGAAAALDAERYIAALADRAGAHSTVPTDSGIHPVAA, encoded by the coding sequence GTGACCACCGCGACGCGCCCCGACGACGTGCGCGAGGTCATCGTCATCGGCTCCGGCCCCGCCGGATACACCGCCGCCCTGTACGCAGCCCGCGCGCAGCTCAAGCCCCTGCTGTTCGGCAGCAGCATCTTCGTCGGCGGCTCGCTCACCACCACGACCGAGGTCGAGAACTTCCCCGGCTTCCCCGAGGGCATCGACGGCCCCGTCCTGATGGAGAACATGCGGGCCCAAGCCGAGAAGTTCGGCGCCGAGATGATCGACGACGACATCGTGTCCGTCGACCTCACCGGTGACATCAAGCTGCTGACCGACTCGGCTGGCACCGTGCACCGAGCGAAGACCGTGATCGTGGCGACCGGCTCCGGCTACCGCAAGCTCGGCCTGCCCAAGGAGGACGAGCTGTCCGGCCGAGGCGTGTCCTGGTGCGCGACCTGTGACGGCTTCTTCTTCCGCGACCGCGACATCGTGGTCGTCGGCGGCGGCGACACCGCCATGGAAGAGGCGACCTTCCTCACCCGCTTCGCCCGCTCCGTCACCGTCGTCCACCGCCGCCCCACACTGCGCGCCTCCAAGGTCATGCAGAACCGGGCCTTCGCCGACGACAAGATCTCCTTCGCCTTCGACAGCGAGATCGCCGAGATCGCCGAGATCAAGGAGACGAACGGCATGCTCGCCGGCGTCGTCCTGCGCGATGTCTCCACCGGCACCACGCGCGACCTCGACGTCACGGGGCTGTTCATCGCGATCGGCCACGACCCGCGCACCGAACTGTTCACCGGCCAACTCGACCTCGACGCCGAGGGCTACATCACGGTCGCCGCCCCGTCCACGCAAACGAACCTCCCCGGCGTCTTCGCCGCTGGAGACGCCGTCGACCACACCTACCGCCAGGCGATCACCGCCGCCGGAACCGGTGCAGCCGCAGCCCTGGACGCCGAGCGATACATCGCAGCCCTCGCCGACCGCGCCGGCGCACACAGCACCGTACCTACCGACAGCGGCATCCACCCGGTCGCCGCGTGA
- a CDS encoding IS481 family transposase, with product MSVEGRRRLVKRCQTRPIAHVAAEMGISRACAGKWVNRCRLHGDAGLQDRPSSPHRSPNATPAWVIEQIESWRRGLKWSAQRITDELVSIGFVIDRRTVSRHLTRLGLGKRRFIDPGGENNRKPEKITARRPGHMVHLDVKKVGRIPDGGGWRIHGRDSDQAKVASRAKSAGAKRGYVYLHSVVDGFSRLAYTEPLGDEKGATAAAFLARAKVWFAAHGINHIHRVVTDNGACYRSGDFARIVGQGTRHQRTRPYTPRHNGKVERYQRIMAEEVLYAREFTSEDARSAAIAVWNIHYNYHRPHSAAAGKPPAARLRESVTNVEPSYF from the coding sequence CTGAGCGTCGAGGGCCGTAGGCGGCTCGTGAAGCGGTGCCAGACACGTCCCATCGCCCACGTCGCCGCTGAGATGGGTATCTCTCGCGCATGCGCCGGCAAGTGGGTAAATCGCTGTCGGCTACACGGTGATGCGGGATTGCAAGACCGGCCGTCGAGTCCGCACCGGAGTCCGAACGCGACACCGGCATGGGTCATCGAGCAGATCGAGTCCTGGCGCCGCGGGCTCAAGTGGTCCGCGCAACGGATCACCGACGAACTTGTCAGTATCGGTTTTGTGATCGACCGGCGAACTGTCAGCCGACACCTGACCCGGCTCGGCCTCGGCAAACGCCGCTTCATCGACCCAGGCGGTGAGAACAACCGGAAGCCGGAGAAGATCACTGCCCGCCGGCCCGGACACATGGTGCACCTGGATGTGAAGAAGGTCGGCCGGATCCCTGATGGCGGCGGGTGGCGGATCCATGGCCGGGACAGCGATCAGGCCAAGGTCGCTAGTCGGGCGAAGTCGGCCGGGGCAAAGCGTGGCTACGTCTACCTGCACTCCGTCGTCGATGGTTTCTCACGGCTCGCCTACACAGAACCGCTGGGCGATGAGAAGGGCGCGACGGCTGCTGCTTTCCTCGCCCGGGCGAAGGTCTGGTTCGCCGCCCACGGCATCAACCACATCCACCGGGTCGTCACCGACAATGGCGCTTGCTACCGCTCCGGCGACTTCGCCCGCATCGTCGGGCAAGGCACCCGGCATCAGAGAACCAGGCCATACACACCTCGGCACAACGGGAAGGTGGAGCGCTACCAGCGCATCATGGCCGAGGAAGTCCTCTACGCCCGCGAGTTCACCAGCGAGGACGCCCGGTCAGCCGCGATCGCAGTGTGGAACATCCACTACAACTACCACCGGCCGCATAGTGCTGCCGCCGGAAAGCCGCCAGCAGCACGCCTCCGCGAGAGCGTCACCAACGTCGAGCCCTCGTACTTCTAG
- a CDS encoding VOC family protein yields the protein MTTSVVSIVYVNDAPTAARFYGDLLGMSPSFETPGYITFDLGPGADLGLWSGQFEHLSPDVPRTSEVCLAIDGGPDELNATFEQWKSNGVTILREPHDAGFGLTFLAADPDGNRIRVAPQY from the coding sequence GTGACCACATCCGTCGTGTCCATCGTCTACGTGAACGACGCTCCCACCGCAGCTCGTTTCTACGGCGACCTCCTCGGCATGAGCCCCTCGTTCGAGACTCCGGGATACATCACCTTCGACCTCGGGCCAGGCGCTGACCTCGGTCTGTGGTCTGGCCAGTTCGAGCATCTGTCACCGGACGTCCCGCGCACCAGTGAGGTGTGCCTGGCCATCGACGGTGGACCCGACGAACTCAACGCGACCTTTGAGCAGTGGAAGTCCAACGGGGTCACGATCCTGCGCGAGCCTCATGATGCGGGGTTCGGGCTGACCTTCCTCGCAGCCGATCCTGACGGGAACCGTATCCGCGTCGCACCGCAGTACTGA
- a CDS encoding YafY family protein — MTPDRFFTLMLLLTSRDAVTTQELASALGVSLRTITRDLNWLRDAGLPVTAHRGRLGGVTMLPGSGLDLTRLTPDERDHLSLTGLDEKQRAELNTSVESRRALSKIAATQPRRVHEVLPLTDVVHVDSRPWRQARAFGTTPASLIGAVRRGRRLRIEYDSPRESCPRDLVVDPYGLFAKAGIWYLVADCARVPRMYRLERITTWKEVDQPRRIRESQTLATVAAALIAQWEHNHAIEVSATIDQTQIERAQRIFGLRLVRDDHEESATGRKVTIRFLHLEDVRALLPFGSAITVHGPTEARAHLRDLATNLAHHYAPSPTS, encoded by the coding sequence GTGACCCCAGACCGCTTCTTCACCCTGATGCTGCTCCTCACATCGAGGGATGCCGTGACCACACAGGAACTCGCCTCAGCGCTCGGGGTGTCCCTTCGAACCATCACCCGAGATCTGAACTGGCTCCGCGACGCCGGTCTGCCGGTGACCGCACACCGGGGCCGCCTCGGAGGCGTGACCATGCTGCCCGGATCCGGACTCGACCTCACGCGACTCACACCGGACGAGCGGGATCATCTGTCGCTCACCGGGCTGGACGAGAAGCAACGCGCGGAGCTCAACACATCGGTCGAAAGCCGGCGCGCGCTCTCCAAGATCGCCGCTACACAGCCACGTCGAGTTCATGAGGTCCTGCCGCTCACCGACGTAGTGCACGTGGACAGCCGTCCCTGGCGTCAGGCACGAGCTTTCGGCACGACTCCGGCTTCGCTGATCGGCGCAGTGCGGCGAGGTCGCCGGCTACGGATCGAGTACGACAGCCCACGCGAGTCATGCCCACGCGACCTGGTCGTGGATCCCTACGGGCTGTTCGCCAAGGCCGGCATCTGGTACCTCGTCGCCGACTGTGCCCGAGTGCCACGGATGTACCGACTCGAACGGATCACGACGTGGAAAGAAGTCGACCAGCCACGACGGATCCGCGAGAGCCAGACCCTGGCCACCGTCGCTGCAGCGCTCATTGCTCAGTGGGAACACAACCACGCGATAGAGGTCAGCGCCACCATCGACCAGACCCAGATCGAGCGAGCGCAACGGATCTTTGGCCTACGACTCGTCCGGGACGACCATGAAGAATCCGCCACCGGCCGCAAGGTGACGATCCGCTTCCTGCATCTGGAGGACGTGCGAGCACTACTGCCGTTCGGGAGCGCCATCACTGTGCACGGCCCCACCGAAGCCAGGGCTCACCTCCGCGACCTCGCCACCAATCTTGCCCACCACTATGCGCCGTCACCAACGTCCTGA
- a CDS encoding tyrosine-type recombinase/integrase, whose protein sequence is MPAINSMDILMDWWLADVRHRFGDDYADPDAPMFPSERRDPYTGFCRRAGDDALRSGLKGAVDAFLPSWSGRPTPHVLRHFCASSLYLQGVDLKAVQELLGHEWLSTTTRYINVRDNHIEQTWVAANQRVASRLGLG, encoded by the coding sequence GTGCCAGCCATCAACTCGATGGACATCCTGATGGATTGGTGGCTTGCTGATGTGCGGCATCGGTTCGGTGACGACTACGCCGACCCCGACGCCCCGATGTTCCCCAGCGAGCGCCGTGATCCCTATACGGGGTTCTGCCGCCGGGCCGGAGATGACGCGCTGCGGTCGGGGTTGAAGGGCGCGGTCGATGCGTTCCTGCCCTCCTGGTCCGGGAGGCCGACGCCGCATGTGCTTCGGCACTTCTGCGCGTCCTCGCTCTACCTGCAGGGTGTCGATCTGAAGGCTGTGCAGGAGCTGTTGGGCCACGAGTGGCTGTCCACGACGACCCGGTACATCAACGTGCGTGACAACCACATCGAGCAGACGTGGGTCGCGGCGAACCAGCGGGTCGCGTCTCGGCTGGGCTTGGGCTGA
- a CDS encoding helix-turn-helix transcriptional regulator, with amino-acid sequence MRWNLRIKAAEQGIWKSTEMRRRLAEAGLEISTGKMSALWTGTPTTVRLDDLDIICAVLNCTTADLLIHEPEVAAARRPRSGPQAATGSPTVVPWLGRGRTLPPI; translated from the coding sequence ATGCGCTGGAACTTGCGGATAAAAGCCGCCGAGCAGGGGATCTGGAAGTCCACCGAGATGCGTCGCCGCCTGGCGGAGGCCGGATTGGAGATCAGTACGGGGAAAATGTCTGCGCTGTGGACGGGAACGCCCACCACGGTCCGACTCGATGACCTGGACATCATCTGCGCGGTGCTGAACTGCACGACCGCAGACCTGCTGATCCATGAACCGGAAGTGGCGGCAGCCCGCCGGCCGAGGTCCGGACCACAGGCCGCGACCGGATCTCCGACAGTTGTCCCGTGGCTCGGGCGCGGCCGAACCCTCCCGCCGATCTGA
- a CDS encoding site-2 protease family protein, translating to MNGSVRMGRVRGVPLRIHWTVPLLVLLFGYSLGSHTLPAAVPEQSNAAYTVAGLVGALLLLGSLLAHEAAHAITARKKGIEVQSITLWALGGMTEMGRPRGAGAAFLVAVTGPLTSFLVGAAALGAGIGLDAVSGWAMPAAVLVWLGWVNVVLGVFNLLPAAPLDGGRVVQALMWWRTGDRDRAEQAAARSGQVLGILLIALGLIAVLRGAFGGLWLAVIGFFVMIVAGAERQRARLIPALRGVKAADAMSSPVETCPDWFTVARCVEDVAVRTHHSTLVLTNFEGRPSGLLHLPQLARIPAEQRQTLRVRDVVNPLAHATTCAPDDLLEDVLEKLRPGSGLPILVTDGQHLVGIITARDISRIVQRHTLRGTENH from the coding sequence ATGAACGGCTCGGTACGGATGGGACGCGTTCGCGGGGTGCCACTGCGCATCCACTGGACGGTGCCCCTGCTCGTGCTGCTCTTCGGATACAGCCTGGGCAGCCACACGCTCCCCGCCGCGGTCCCGGAACAGTCGAATGCCGCATACACCGTCGCCGGCCTGGTCGGAGCCTTGTTGCTCCTGGGGAGCCTGCTGGCGCACGAGGCCGCCCACGCGATCACTGCCCGGAAGAAGGGCATCGAAGTCCAGAGCATCACCCTGTGGGCACTGGGCGGGATGACCGAGATGGGCCGGCCGCGTGGGGCCGGCGCGGCCTTCCTGGTCGCCGTGACGGGGCCGCTCACCAGCTTCCTTGTCGGTGCGGCGGCGCTCGGGGCGGGCATCGGGCTCGACGCGGTGTCCGGCTGGGCGATGCCCGCGGCCGTCCTGGTGTGGCTCGGCTGGGTGAACGTCGTTCTGGGCGTGTTCAACCTGCTGCCGGCCGCGCCGCTCGACGGCGGACGAGTGGTGCAGGCGCTGATGTGGTGGCGTACCGGGGACCGGGACCGGGCCGAACAAGCAGCCGCGCGCAGCGGACAGGTCCTCGGCATCCTGCTGATCGCTCTCGGATTGATCGCTGTCCTGCGCGGCGCCTTCGGCGGTCTGTGGCTGGCCGTCATCGGCTTCTTTGTCATGATCGTCGCCGGCGCCGAACGTCAGCGCGCACGGCTGATCCCCGCTCTGCGCGGAGTGAAAGCGGCCGATGCCATGTCGAGTCCTGTGGAGACCTGCCCTGACTGGTTCACCGTGGCACGCTGCGTCGAAGACGTGGCTGTGCGGACCCACCACTCGACGCTCGTCCTGACCAACTTCGAGGGGCGCCCCAGTGGCCTGCTGCATCTGCCTCAGCTCGCACGGATCCCCGCCGAGCAGCGGCAGACACTGCGCGTGCGTGACGTGGTGAACCCGCTGGCACACGCCACGACCTGCGCGCCGGACGACCTCCTGGAAGACGTGCTCGAAAAGCTCCGCCCGGGCAGCGGCCTGCCCATCCTCGTCACCGACGGCCAGCACCTGGTGGGCATCATCACCGCGCGCGACATCTCCCGGATCGTCCAGCGCCACACACTCCGCGGAACGGAGAACCACTGA
- the nhaA gene encoding Na+/H+ antiporter NhaA, translating to MPGGNRKNRTFLGRLPLPERTFVTDALRTETVGGMVLLAAAAIALVWANTPLSSAYESIRDFHFGIEALGLDLSVAHWTADGLLAIFFFVAGAELKRELVVGELRHPGTAVLPVVAAACGMAIPALLYGLVATSLGGTWNGWAVPMATDIAFALGVLAVIDTHLPSALRAFLLTLAVVDDLGAIVVIALFYTSTINFAALIGAVLGLGLFFHLHDRRRVHGWYWYLPLALVIWGLTYASGVHATVAGVAMGLLLRVAKDGERGRRPAEHIAHLVRPVSAGVAVPVFALFAAGVSVSGDTLGDVVSRPEPLGVALGLAAGKVLGIFGGSYLAVRFTRARLSPDLAWADVIAVAMLAGIGFTVSLLIGELAYPNPADLEHIKAAVLLGSLASALLACVLLRARNSKYRRLYEEENLDEDADGIPDIYQRHSAAPDTPNEDRTRRSGNSGNPAARER from the coding sequence ATGCCCGGTGGCAACCGCAAGAACCGCACCTTCCTCGGACGTCTCCCGCTGCCCGAGCGTACGTTCGTGACGGACGCTCTGCGCACCGAGACCGTCGGTGGCATGGTGCTGCTCGCTGCGGCCGCCATAGCGCTGGTCTGGGCCAACACACCGCTGAGCAGCGCATACGAGTCGATACGCGACTTCCACTTCGGCATCGAGGCACTGGGCCTGGATCTCTCCGTGGCCCACTGGACAGCCGATGGACTGCTGGCAATCTTCTTCTTCGTGGCCGGTGCCGAACTCAAGCGCGAGCTGGTGGTCGGCGAACTGCGCCACCCGGGGACAGCGGTCCTGCCCGTGGTCGCAGCCGCCTGCGGCATGGCCATACCAGCCCTGCTCTACGGCCTCGTCGCCACCTCCTTGGGAGGCACCTGGAACGGCTGGGCCGTCCCCATGGCCACCGACATCGCCTTCGCGCTCGGCGTCCTCGCCGTGATCGACACCCACCTGCCCTCCGCGCTGCGCGCCTTCCTGCTGACGCTCGCGGTCGTCGACGACCTCGGTGCCATCGTCGTCATCGCCCTCTTCTACACCTCGACGATCAACTTTGCCGCCCTCATCGGCGCCGTACTCGGCCTGGGGCTGTTCTTCCACCTGCACGACCGACGCCGGGTGCACGGCTGGTACTGGTACCTGCCGCTCGCCCTGGTGATCTGGGGCCTGACGTACGCCAGCGGCGTGCATGCGACGGTGGCGGGAGTCGCCATGGGACTGCTGCTGCGGGTGGCGAAGGACGGCGAGCGAGGCCGGCGTCCGGCCGAGCACATCGCGCACCTGGTCCGCCCCGTCTCCGCTGGGGTGGCCGTCCCTGTGTTCGCGCTGTTCGCGGCGGGCGTCAGCGTGTCCGGCGACACGCTGGGAGATGTGGTCAGCAGGCCTGAACCGCTGGGCGTGGCCCTGGGCCTGGCCGCCGGCAAAGTACTGGGTATCTTCGGCGGCTCCTACCTCGCGGTCCGCTTCACCCGGGCACGCCTCAGCCCGGATCTGGCCTGGGCGGACGTGATCGCCGTGGCGATGCTGGCCGGCATCGGCTTCACCGTATCGCTGCTGATCGGCGAACTCGCCTACCCGAACCCCGCGGACCTGGAGCACATCAAGGCCGCTGTCCTCCTGGGCTCCCTGGCCTCCGCCCTCCTGGCGTGCGTGCTGCTGAGAGCACGGAACAGCAAGTACCGGCGGCTCTATGAGGAAGAGAACCTCGACGAGGACGCCGACGGCATTCCCGACATCTACCAGCGCCACAGCGCCGCTCCGGACACTCCGAACGAGGACCGGACCCGCCGCAGCGGCAACTCAGGTAACCCAGCCGCACGCGAAAGGTGA
- a CDS encoding CBS domain-containing protein: MRARDLAQPYVSVSTDTDAVEALRLLVEHGLPGLLVVGRAGQPFAMLPASDVVRTVVPGYIQEDPVLAAVIDEPHADRLCRALAGRTLADSLPTGRPFLPTAAPDRTAMELAELMARTRSPLVAVVERDAGSPGRLLGVVTAAHLLERLLQV, encoded by the coding sequence ATGCGTGCACGTGATCTCGCGCAACCGTACGTGTCGGTCAGCACGGACACCGATGCCGTAGAAGCGCTGAGACTGCTCGTCGAGCATGGTCTGCCGGGTCTGCTGGTTGTCGGCCGGGCCGGGCAGCCGTTCGCCATGCTGCCTGCCAGCGACGTGGTCAGGACGGTGGTTCCTGGCTACATCCAGGAGGACCCGGTGCTCGCCGCCGTGATCGACGAGCCGCATGCCGATCGCCTGTGCCGCGCACTGGCGGGACGCACGCTCGCCGACAGCCTCCCGACGGGAAGGCCCTTTCTGCCCACTGCCGCTCCCGATCGCACGGCCATGGAGCTCGCAGAGCTGATGGCCCGGACCCGAAGTCCGCTCGTCGCCGTCGTCGAACGGGATGCCGGGAGCCCTGGCCGCCTCCTCGGTGTCGTCACCGCAGCCCACCTGCTGGAACGGCTCCTCCAGGTGTGA
- a CDS encoding DUF3040 domain-containing protein, translating to MNPSMDDRRILAEIERRLTRDDPELVSLMDALNHQFPHEPDDADDHGAGHGPRRKVIVALLVAALAGLILTALLTKPPPADDSPGPPARGLAPAVAVVTQRRAPRSRTGTGPTLPAQRASATELPRRGTHACT from the coding sequence ATGAACCCCTCGATGGACGACCGGCGCATCCTCGCCGAAATCGAGCGACGCCTCACCCGGGACGACCCCGAACTCGTCTCGCTGATGGACGCGCTGAACCACCAGTTCCCTCACGAACCGGATGACGCCGACGACCACGGCGCAGGGCACGGCCCACGCCGGAAGGTCATCGTGGCACTGCTTGTCGCAGCGCTGGCGGGCCTGATCCTCACCGCACTCCTCACCAAGCCACCCCCGGCCGACGACAGCCCGGGACCACCGGCAAGGGGCCTCGCTCCGGCCGTAGCTGTCGTTACCCAGCGCCGTGCCCCTCGGTCTCGGACAGGCACCGGGCCAACACTGCCCGCGCAACGGGCGTCAGCAACCGAACTCCCAAGGAGGGGGACTCATGCGTGCACGTGA
- a CDS encoding slipin family protein — translation MNSALLGIILGAAVLLLLLMAAVKIVPEYERGVIFRLGRIIGAKGPGLFFIIPVVDRMVRVSLRTITMDIPPQDVITKDNVTVRVNAVTYFNVVDPNRSVVAIEDHIKGTSQIAQTTLRSILGQVDLDELLINRDEINQRLQRIIDDVTNPWGVKVTLVEVKDVELPEAMRRAMARQAEAERDRRAKVIHAKGEFEAAQTLADAAERLEGHPAAMHLRILSTMAEISSERNSTLIFPLPMEVLRLVDMLRPPDAAQSGARTA, via the coding sequence ATGAACTCAGCACTGCTCGGCATCATCCTCGGCGCAGCCGTCCTGCTCCTGCTGCTCATGGCTGCCGTGAAGATCGTCCCCGAGTACGAGCGTGGAGTGATCTTCCGCCTCGGCCGGATCATCGGCGCCAAAGGGCCGGGGCTGTTCTTCATCATTCCCGTGGTGGACCGCATGGTCCGCGTGTCCTTGCGCACCATCACGATGGACATCCCGCCGCAGGACGTCATCACCAAGGACAACGTCACCGTACGGGTCAACGCCGTCACCTACTTCAACGTCGTCGACCCCAACCGCTCCGTGGTGGCCATCGAGGACCACATCAAGGGAACCTCCCAGATCGCCCAGACGACGCTGCGCAGCATCCTCGGCCAGGTCGACCTGGACGAGCTGCTGATCAACCGGGACGAGATCAACCAGCGACTCCAGCGGATCATCGACGACGTCACCAACCCGTGGGGAGTCAAGGTCACCCTCGTCGAGGTCAAGGACGTCGAGCTGCCCGAGGCCATGCGGCGCGCCATGGCCCGGCAGGCCGAGGCCGAGCGCGACCGCAGGGCCAAGGTCATCCACGCCAAGGGCGAGTTCGAGGCCGCCCAGACACTGGCCGATGCCGCGGAACGGCTCGAAGGCCACCCCGCGGCCATGCACCTGCGCATTCTGTCGACCATGGCCGAGATCTCCAGCGAGCGGAACTCCACCCTCATCTTCCCGCTCCCGATGGAGGTGCTCCGCCTCGTCGACATGCTCCGGCCACCAGACGCAGCGCAGAGCGGCGCACGCACCGCATAG